From a single Streptomyces sp. NBC_00377 genomic region:
- a CDS encoding DUF2530 domain-containing protein produces the protein MKKWIPEHEAPEPLEGPVVATVTGGTILWFLLFLVQLPFYGWFDDHGHLWWVWTCLAGAGLGLIGIWYVRKRDAAIRRDAAKEPGEPNAPVGPVAG, from the coding sequence ATGAAGAAGTGGATCCCTGAACACGAGGCGCCCGAGCCCCTGGAAGGCCCCGTGGTCGCCACCGTCACCGGCGGCACGATCCTCTGGTTCCTCCTCTTCCTCGTCCAGCTCCCCTTCTACGGCTGGTTCGACGACCACGGCCATCTGTGGTGGGTCTGGACGTGCCTCGCGGGCGCCGGGCTCGGCCTCATCGGCATCTGGTACGTCCGCAAGCGGGACGCGGCGATCCGACGGGACGCGGCGAAGGAGCCGGGCGAGCCGAACGCACCCGTGGGCCCGGTCGCCGGTTAG